A genomic window from Salvia hispanica cultivar TCC Black 2014 chromosome 5, UniMelb_Shisp_WGS_1.0, whole genome shotgun sequence includes:
- the LOC125187805 gene encoding cytochrome b561 and DOMON domain-containing protein At5g47530-like codes for MFRPALIPSLLFFISLYTSSSHAQSCTNYTFTGNHIFSHCADLPNLNSFLHWNYDESTKTANIAYRHVEVAASRWVAWAINPTGRGMIGAQALVAFQKSDGTMRAYTSPVNSYQAQLAEGDLSFPVSELSATYAGNEYTIFATLKLDNVSSTMSQVWQEGPLSGDSPAQHPISGANVQSAGNFNLLSGQTGRTSGATTIDSRTKKKNIHGVLNSVSWGILLPIGAITARYLKVFPAADPTWFYLHALFQSSGYITGVAGWITGLQLGSQSAGITYTAHRIIGIVIFTLATLQVTALLLRPKKEHKLRFYWNVYHHFIGYSVIVLSIINIFKGFNILHPDQKWRTAYIGVLIGLASLAAILEICTWCVVLKRKKSSRPDKMSNRNHGYNGYGARGQDTV; via the exons ATGTTTAGGCCTGCCTTAATCCCCtctctcctcttcttcatctctctctacACATCCTCATCCCACGCACAATCATGCACCAACTACACCTTCACCGGCAACCACATATTCAGCCACTGCGCCGATCTCCCGAACCTCAACTCCTTCCTCCACTGGAACTACGATGAATCCACCAAAACGGCCAATATCGCGTACCGCCATGTGGAGGTGGCAGCGTCGAGATGGGTGGCGTGGGCGATCAACCCTACCGGCAGAGGGATGATCGGAGCACAGGCGCTCGTAGCGTTCCAGAAATCAGACGGCACCATGAGGGCGTACACGTCGCCGGTGAACAGCTACCAGGCTCAGCTGGCGGAGGGGGATTTGAGCTTTCCGGTTTCTGAGTTGTCGGCGACTTATGCCGGGAATGAGTACACCATCTTTGCCACGCTCAAGCTTGATAATGTGAGCTCTACCATGAGTCAAGTGTGGCAGGAAGGCCCCCTCTCCGGGGATTCCCCGGCGCAACATCCCATCTCTGGCGCCAATGTCCAGTCTGCCGGGAACTTCAATCTTCTTTCCGGTCAGACGGGGAGAACGTCGGGAGCCACCACCATCGATTCCCGCACCAAGAAAAAGAAT ATTCACGGAGTGCTGAACTCAGTGAGTTGGGGAATACTACTTCCAATCGGTGCCATCACAGCGAGGTATCTAAAAGTATTTCCGGCAGCCGATCCAACATGGTTTTACCTTCACGCTCTTTTCCAGAGCTCGGGCTACATCACCGGAGTGGCAGGCTGGATCACCGGCCTCCAGCTCGGGAGCCAGTCTGCTGGAATCACATACACGGCTCACAGGATCATCGGCATTGTCATCTTCACCCTGGCGACCCTGCAGGTGACGGCTCTGCTTCTGAGGCCGAAGAAGGAGCACAAACTGAGATTCTATTGGAATGTGTACCACCACTTCATTGGATACTCTGTTATAGTTCTCAGCATCATCAACATTTTCAAGGGCTTCAACATCCTACATCCTGATCAGAAATGGAGGACTGCCTACATCGGGGTCTTGATCGGCCTGGCTTCTCTCGCTGCCATTCTCGAGATCTGCACATGGTGTGTTGTCTTGAAGAGGAAGAAGTCGAGCCGCCCTGACAAGATGTCAAATCGAAACCATGGCTATAATGGATATGGTGCAAGAGGTCAAGATACGGTTTGA
- the LOC125186990 gene encoding putative MO25-like protein At5g47540, with product MKSLFKSKPRTPADLVRQTRDLLIFADLGAPDTKESKRDEKMLELSKLMRELKQVLYGDSESEPVAEACTQLTQEFFREDTLRLLITCLPKLNLETRKDATQVVANLQRQQVQSKLIACDYLEKNIDLMDVLIAGYENTELALHYGAMLRECIRHQIVAKYVLESEHMKNFFDFIQLPNFDIASDAAATFKELLTRHKSTVAEFLSKNYDWFFAEYNSKLLESTNYITRRQAVKLLGDILLDRSNSAAMTRYVSSRENLRILMNLLRESSKSIQIEAFHVFKLFAANQNKPPDIVSILVTNKSKLLRLFADFKTEKEDVQFEADKAQVVKEIAALEPKERA from the exons ATGAAGAGTCTGTTCAAGTCCAAGCCGAGGACTCCGGCTGATTTGGTGCGGCAGACGCGCGATCTACTCATCTTCGCCGATCTCGGAGCTCCTGACACTAAGGAAAGCAAGCGAGACGAGAAG ATGCTGGAATTGAGCAAACTAATGAGAGAGTTGAAACAAGTTCTTTATGGGGACAGTGAATCTGAGCCAGTAGCAGAAGCATGTACCCAGTTGACTCAGGAGTTTTTCAGAGAGGACACTCTTCGCCTCCTAATTACATGTCTTCCAAAGTTGAATTTAGAG ACCCGCAAAGATGCTACTCAGGTTGTTGCAAATCTGCAGAGGCAACAGGTTCAGTCAAAGTTGATTGCGTGTGATTACTTGGAAAAGAACATAGATCTCATGGATGTCTTGATAGCAGG TTATGAGAACACTGAGCTGGCTTTACACTATGGTGCAATGTTGAGGGAATGCATACGCCATCAAATCGTTGCAAA GTATGTTTTGGAATCAGAGCATATGAAGAATTTTTTTGACTTTATTCaacttccaaattttgacattgcCTCTGATGCTGCTGCCACTTTCAAG GAGTTACTGACTAGGCACAAATCAACAGTTGCCGAGTTCCTTTCTAAAAATTATGACTGG TTCTTTGCGGAGTACAACTCGAAGTTGCTAGAATCTACTAACTACATTACTAGGAGGCAGGCTGTCAAG CTCTTGGGTGATATCTTGCTGGATCGGTCGAATTCAGCTGCAATGACGCGATATGTTAGTTCAAGGGAAAACTTGAGGATCCTCATGAATCTTCTCAGG GAGTCGAGCAAGAGCATACAGATTGAAGCATTCCATGTTTTCAAG TTATTTGCAGCTAATCAGAACAAACCTCCGGACATTGTTAGTATTCTCGTTACCAACAAAAGCAAGCTACTACGCCTTTTTGCTGATTTCAAGAcagaaaaag AGGATGTGCAATTTGAGGCTGATAAAGCGCAAGTTGTCAAAGAAATTGCTGCACTTGAGCCTAAAGAGCGGGCATGA